The Gymnodinialimonas sp. 57CJ19 genome includes a window with the following:
- a CDS encoding ammonium transporter — protein MNGADTAWIIVATALVLFMSLPGLALFYGGLVRARNVLSVFMHVYSIACVMSVLWLAVGYSIAFGPGESGFWGGLDRAFLNGVNPDTLFGSLPEVLFFAFQMTFAIITPALIVGAYVERIGYGFVLLFSGLWMLAVYAPVVHWIWGGGLLSDGGIFGDIGVRDFAGGIVVHETAGLAALILAVLLGARRNRTTPPHNPGMVMIGAGMLWVGWFGFNGGSQLAADGGAAMAITVTHISAAAASITWGLWEKVKYGKASLVGIVTGTIAGLASITPASGFVGPVAALIIGSVAGILCQEAVNLIRNKARVDDTLDVFAVHGVGGIFGTIMIIFFGSGVSALAQFGGLAVVGIYTCVLTVVIAKLVGLVTPLRVDAETEVTGLDITVHGERAYDITS, from the coding sequence ATGAACGGAGCAGACACCGCATGGATCATCGTCGCCACGGCGCTGGTTCTCTTTATGTCATTGCCGGGACTGGCACTTTTCTACGGCGGCCTCGTGCGCGCCCGCAATGTGTTGAGCGTGTTCATGCACGTCTATTCAATCGCCTGCGTGATGAGCGTGCTTTGGCTGGCCGTTGGCTACTCCATCGCCTTCGGCCCCGGTGAAAGTGGCTTCTGGGGCGGGCTGGACCGCGCATTTCTTAACGGCGTTAATCCAGACACCCTATTTGGCTCTCTTCCCGAAGTGTTATTCTTCGCTTTCCAGATGACCTTCGCCATCATCACCCCCGCCCTGATCGTCGGCGCCTATGTGGAGCGGATCGGCTATGGCTTTGTGCTGCTTTTCTCGGGCCTCTGGATGCTGGCGGTCTATGCCCCCGTGGTCCACTGGATCTGGGGCGGCGGCTTGTTGTCGGATGGGGGCATTTTTGGCGACATCGGCGTGCGTGACTTCGCGGGCGGCATCGTGGTCCACGAGACGGCGGGCCTTGCCGCCTTGATCCTAGCCGTCCTCTTGGGAGCGCGGCGGAACAGGACCACACCGCCCCACAACCCCGGCATGGTGATGATTGGTGCGGGGATGCTGTGGGTTGGCTGGTTCGGCTTCAACGGCGGCTCGCAACTGGCGGCCGACGGCGGCGCGGCGATGGCAATCACCGTCACCCATATTTCAGCCGCTGCGGCGTCGATCACCTGGGGGCTGTGGGAAAAGGTTAAGTACGGTAAGGCCTCGCTCGTGGGTATCGTGACCGGGACGATCGCGGGCCTTGCCTCGATCACGCCGGCCTCGGGCTTTGTGGGGCCGGTTGCGGCGCTGATCATCGGCTCGGTCGCTGGTATTCTGTGCCAGGAAGCGGTGAACCTGATCCGCAACAAGGCGCGCGTTGACGATACGTTGGATGTCTTTGCGGTTCACGGCGTGGGCGGCATCTTCGGCACCATCATGATCATCTTTTTCGGAAGCGGTGTCAGCGCCTTGGCCCAATTCGGCGGCCTTGCGGTTGTGGGTATCTACACCTGCGTTCTGACCGTGGTGATCGCGAAACTTGTGGGCCTTGTGACGCCTTTGCGCGTGGATGCGGAAACCGAGGTGACGGGGCTCGACATCACGGTGCATGGAGAACGGGCCTACGACATCACGTCCTAA
- a CDS encoding CinA family protein → MSVNAVNALRACGWMMATAESCTGGLIAGAVTDIAGSSAVFDRGFITYSNAAKTQMLGVPMELIEAHGAVSEAVAEAMAQGALARSEAQVAVAVTGIAGPGGSEHKPEGRVCFGVATGTQVHVETVEFGALGRAQVRARTVAHALALVEEAARAAPNVQA, encoded by the coding sequence GTGAGTGTTAACGCCGTTAACGCTTTGCGTGCTTGCGGCTGGATGATGGCCACGGCGGAAAGCTGCACCGGCGGGCTGATCGCCGGAGCAGTCACCGATATCGCGGGATCTTCCGCTGTGTTTGACCGCGGCTTCATCACCTATTCCAACGCCGCCAAGACGCAGATGTTGGGCGTGCCCATGGAACTGATCGAGGCGCACGGCGCCGTCAGCGAAGCGGTGGCAGAAGCCATGGCCCAAGGGGCGCTGGCCCGATCCGAGGCGCAGGTCGCCGTCGCTGTCACCGGCATCGCCGGACCCGGAGGGTCCGAGCACAAGCCCGAAGGGCGCGTGTGTTTTGGGGTCGCGACAGGGACCCAGGTGCACGTGGAAACGGTCGAATTCGGCGCTTTGGGACGGGCGCAGGTCCGAGCACGGACCGTTGCCCACGCGCTGGCACTGGTGGAAGAAGCCGCCCGCGCTGCGCCCAACGTTCAGGCATAG